ATTGACGCCCTCAACCGAGGTGGGGCAGGTCCTTGGCGCGGAGCAGCCTCTGCAGGCCCCGTCGATCGAAGATGGTGGTCACGTACTTCATGCGCGCACCGCAGGGGCATGCGAGCACGTCCAGGTCGAGGCCGTGCTTCATGAGGGCGCAGAAGGTGGCGTTCTTGGGCCGCGGTCCGAGGCCATCGTCGGGTCTCGGTATCACGCGAGGGCGCCAAGCGGCATGGGATGCGAGCACGCCGCGGTGAATCACCTGATGGGTGTTCGGCCGAGGCACGAGGGAGCACAGTCGCTCGAGGAAGGTGTCGGCGCTCATGGTGAGCCAGCGGGTGCCGTCTCTCCACGGGGTCTTGAGCTCGAGGGCCACCTGTTCGGCCGGCAGCAAGCGCAAGCGCCGGTCGGCCAGCGGTGGTCGGAGCAGGTAACGGCAGAGGTGCTCGAGGCGCTCTCGGTCCTCGGCGCGCACCTCGGTGGTGGCGTCGAGGTCGAAGCCGTCAATGCGCGCCTTGCGGCGCAAGGCGTGGTCGGGCGCGAAGTCGTGGTCCGGGGCGTGGGCGATGGCGCCGCGTCGTGCGGCGGAGCGGGCGAAGGCGGCGCAGAGGACGCGCTCGGAGTCGTCGAGGTCTGCGTCGAGGGCGCGTCGCTCGCACAGGCGCGTGATTCGCTCGGCGATGCGGGAGGTGAGCACGTGCAGCTCGTC
This genomic interval from Sandaracinus amylolyticus contains the following:
- a CDS encoding transposase; translation: MLHRIVREHLETFLARRAEADAPMPGFVVDELRGYLECGVLARGAVRFACSACGHDRLVGLSCKGRGFCPRCLGRRMTETARHWVRSVLPRVRIRQWVLSLPFALRVSLAYHHDLTLAVLSVAARAIEGFYRERARDLGIECGRTGSITVVQRFGSDLALNVHFHILALDGVYDARGSFTALAAPTRDELHVLTSRIAERITRLCERRALDADLDDSERVLCAAFARSAARRGAIAHAPDHDFAPDHALRRKARIDGFDLDATTEVRAEDRERLEHLCRYLLRPPLADRRLRLLPAEQVALELKTPWRDGTRWLTMSADTFLERLCSLVPRPNTHQVIHRGVLASHAAWRPRVIPRPDDGLGPRPKNATFCALMKHGLDLDVLACPCGARMKYVTTIFDRRGLQRLLRAKDLPHLG